Below is a window of Campylobacter canadensis DNA.
AAAATAGCTTCTTTGCTAAGTAAATAAAGTTCATTAGCATTTTTTACTTTAAGCATTTCATTAAATAAAAGCATAAGTATTAAAACATCACCCATTGCATCATGAGCCTTAATGTCAATTTGTAATTGTTTAGCACTTTGTTCTTCTAGTAAGTAAAGTTTTAAAGCATATCTTAAATACTGCAATCTATGATGGGCTAAATCTTTAAATAAATGCCTAGCACATCTATATGTATCAATTAATTTATATTTTGGCTCAAAGCCTTCTTTTTTAAGCATAGTAATATCAAAATCAATATTATGTGCTATTAAATAATTCTCATCACTATTTAGCTCGCATAAATTTTTATAAAAATCAGTATCTATAAAATATTTTTTATTAGCAAGCATTTCAGGCGTAATGTGATTTACTTCCATTGATTCAATGCTTGGCATTTTATCACTTTTACATAATTCATAATGTTTTTTATAATCAAGTAAAAAATTTGCACTAAGACAAGAATCATAATAAGTAGCATCAAAGCTAAGCGATGCTACTTGAATTATTCTATCTTCTGGCAAAACACCTGTTGTTTCTGTATCAAAAAATATATATTTCATTAAATCCTCTTAAGGTAAAAACTTAATCTTTCTTGCATAATTTCACTTTTAAAAATTTCATCTTCAAAATAAAATTCTTTAATATCAGCTAATTTTAAAACTTTTACAATCACTTGTGCAATACTATCAGCAATTCCATAATAAATTGCAATATCGTCTAAACCACCAAGTTTGTATATTAATACAAGTCTTAAAGATTTTTGTACATCAAGTTTAAAAGGGATATTATTATTTAATTTAAAATCAAGACCGCTAGCAATACCAATCTCGTAAGAATTTGCTAATTTAAGTATCTCATCTAAACTTTTAAACTCTTTATTTAAAATAAAACTAGCAGCTAGAAAAATATCGCTAAATTTACTTGCAATTTTGCTATCTGCTTGTAAATTTATATTAAATTCTTTTTCATAATTTGCTAATAATTTTTGCCCTAATTTATTTGTACTAAGAAAACTTGCAATATTTTGCATTTCAAATTCAAATGAAAGAATTTTTTCATTATCTTTATAAATACCATCATCCTTAATACAGGTTGTTCCTTTTTCAAAATTATTTATTATATTTTGCGCTCTTTTTCTTTTCCCTTGCGCATATGAACTTGCCATTGATAGCTCATAAACTCCGTAATTATCCCAAAAATCTCTTTCGCTACAAGCAATACACCCGTGTCCTGCTGCAACCGGCCAAGAAGTTTTAGAATTAAACTTAGTTTTAGGACAGTTATTAAAAGTATAAGGTCCTTTACAGCCAACCTTAAATAAACAAGCACCGTTTTTAGCTGCTTCATCGCCAAATTCTTTTACAAAATCTCCACTTTCAAATGCTACCTTTCTTTCGCACATATCATGTAAGCATTTTGCATAAGCAAAGGCAGGACGATTATTATTATCTAAACTAGGAGCACTATTAAAAAACACAAAATGCATAATACTAGCAATAATATTACTCTCGCTAGGCGGACAACCTGGAATTAAAACTGCATCTTTAAACTCATCTGCTATTCCATAAGAAATAGTTGGATTTGGTGCAGCAGCTTGAATACCACCATAACTTGAGCAAGAACCTACCGCATAAATTGCTAGGGCATTTTTTGCTAATTCTTGCATTTTATGCATTGCACTATGAGCAAAAGCACCAGAAGTATAATATTCATTAGCACTAATAGCACCTTCTACTATCAATAAATAAGGTTCTTTGCTTTTTAATAAACTTTCTGCTAAAAAGCCGCTTGATGCCATATAAGTTTCGTGATAAACAAGGTCAATATAATCAAAAATTAAATCATCAAGACCTATGCTTTCACTTCTAATAAAACTTTCACTACAGCCTGTGCATTCACTAAAATGTAACCAAATTACCTTTAATTTTTTATCTTTAATGCGTTCATAAATTTCATTTTCATCTGCTTTTACACCTAATGTTTTTAATACATTTTTAATTTGTTCTAAATTCTTGCTCATATTTATCCTTTTATTTAGCTTAAAAATTATAATTAATTCTATTTTAGCAAAAAATTATAAAAATTAGTAACTTTTCTACACATTTTTAACTTTTTAAAAAGCTAAAAACGGAGAAACACATAATAAAATTCCAGTTAGAATTATAAAATATAAACTAAAACCCTTTAAATCGTTTAAACTTGGAATTTTATAAACTAAAAATGCAGGTATCAAGCATCCTATTAAACCAAAAATTGGAGAACAAATACTTGTAAAAAACAAAATTGGAAAATTAAGTACTATTGCAAACCAGCAAAGTAAAATACCTATTAAAATGCTTAACATATCTATGCGTTTTTTCATATTGCTTGTATTTGTAAATCTTGAAATAATATTATTTAAAATGCCATTTGTTGCTTCTCTAAAAGCTAAAAACACTCCAAAAAACGAGGTTAAAACCGCAAAAACATTTAAAAGCATACCAAAATAAATATGCCAATTGCTTTGATTTGAACTAAAACTTTTTGCAACTATTGCTAGGGCTGAGATGTTTTCTTCTTTTGCTTTTAAAGCACTTTCATAATCAATTGCTAAGGTAAAAGATACTGCATAAAAAAATACAATAACAAACAATAAAATAAAAGAAATATTCATAGCTCTTAAAGCTTTTTTTCTTGCTATTTCAATATCCTTAAAATGCGCTCTATAACTAATTACCATTGGCGATAAAGATTGTAAAAATAATATTGAAGTAAGTGTAAAAGGTAAAGTAACTATAACATCCTTAATTAAAATTTTATAATCTCCAATTGCCTTTATGTTAGAAAAATCCCACATAGGTATCATAAGTAAAGCAAGTACAGCAATAACAAGCAATACACTAACTGCCATAAAACCTGATAATTTAAATAAAACACTTTCAGCGCTCATAGCAATAAAAGTTAAAATTAATACTATTACTAAACCATAAATAGGATTATTTGCTAGATTTTCTTTACTGATATTAAAAGTTTGCAAATAAGCTGCACTATCATTATTAACAGCCGTTGTATAAACAAACATCCAAATAATTATCATTAAAAAATATAAAATGCTTAAAAAAATAGCTGCATTTTTTCCTAAATAACTTTCTATTGCATCAGGATAAGAACTTGCGTTTTTTGCCCTTGCAAGAGTGTTTATAAAAAGTTTTTGAAATAAATACATAGCAGGATAGCCAATAATAGATGAAAATAAAAACACCCAAAGTCCCACAACGCCAACTTGAACAGGTAAAAACACAATTCCTGCACCAATAGCCATACCAATACTCATTACAATCCAGCCTATATCAATTCTATCAAATTTCATACGCTCATCTTTCATATTCTCCCCTTTTTAAATAAGTTAAGAGTATTTTAGCTATAAAAATTGTAATTAAATTAAAAAAATTAAAAATATTTATTGTCTTCAAATAACAATTTTGCAAATTCAGCTAAACCCAAAAAATCAATCTTTTGACTATTTGAAGATGCTATATATATTGAATTAGGGATAATCTTGGCTAGCTCTTTAAATAAGGTATGAGTTTCTTCTATTTTGCTATCACTTCTTAAATAATCTTGAATGTAATTTTTAAAATAATAATCTTGATTTTTTCCTATAATGCTATACGCTAATGCTTCTTCTTTGCTTAACATTACATATTTATAACCAATATAGCAAATGCTTTTAGTGGCATCTTCTTCAATTAAAATAGGAATATTTGGCTTAAAAATGCGAGTGTATATTTCTAAATCTAAACTATTTAAGCTATAAGATAAAACTTTTATAGAATCTTGCTTAAATTGCTCAAAGGCTTCAGGGCTATTACAACTATAAGAAAATAAATAAATGCAAGTAATTAATAATAAAACTATCTTTTTCATGGCCTACCCCCCCCCTATCAACTAATTTAGATAATAAATAAATCTTAATTTAATTAATATTTAAAAATAAAGTATGTAATTAATAAAAATTATTATTTAAAAAAATATAAAGCAATTTAGTTAATGAAAAGATAATAATAAAAGAAAAAGAAACTGTAATTTAAATTTTACTAAGTAAATTACAAAATTATAAATTTTTATTAAATATTTCTTTCTTAAATAAAGAATATTTAAGAAAGAATTTTTACTTTAATGTAAATCTTTATTTAGTTGAATTAATTTTTGATTAAAGCTTACAATCATTGCACCGCTTATGCTATCTTGTCTAAAATGCAAGCCATTTAAATTGCTTAATTCTCTTGCTTTAAAATATTCTTTATCAAAAGAAAAATTAGGATTTGCTTTTTGTAATTGCTCACTAAAAATAAGCTTAAATTTCATACCAGATAAAACAGCTACTGAAGCATCTACAACACAATCATCTCCTAAGCAAATTCCAGTAACGCTATTTGCCCCTAATAAACATCTTTTTCCTATGCTAATTGCACTTCCATCAGTTCCACTTAAAACGCCTAAAATACTTGCTCCACCGCCAATATCAGTATCTTCTCCTACAATTACGCTTGATGAAATTCTACCTTCAACCATCGCAGCTCCAAGAGTTCCTGCATTAAAATTTACATAAGAAGCACCTGGCATAATAGTGCTGCCCTTTGCTAAATGCGCCCCTAATCTTACCTTTGAGCTATCTGTAATTCTTACACTTTCTTGCGGGATAATACTTTGTAAAAATCTTGGGAATTTATCAATATAATCAATATTTGGATAAGTTTTAGAAAATTTTAATTCTATTTCATTTTCTTTTAAATATTCAAGCTCATAAGCTCTATTATCGCTCCACGCTAAGCAAGGCATAATTGCAAATGCCTTTGTAAGATTTAATTCTCTTGGCTTTTTATAATTTCTTGATAATAAATGTAACTTAATATAAACATTACTTAAACTTTGTGGATTTTCATCTTTATTTAAAACTACTAAAAAAAATCTCTCTTTATCAATATACTTTAACGCTGTTTTAAATACTTCAATATTTGTATGTTTGTTAGTATCATTTTCAAAACATTGAAAATAACTTAAAATTTTTTCTAAGTCTTCTTTTTTTAACTCAAGCTCAAATTCACTTTCATCTTTAAAGCGTGCAAGTTTTAAAACATCAAATAAAATACTAAAAGTATTATAATTTTGCATATAATTTACATTTGCAAAATCTATATAAATCATCTTTTTACTAATTTGCCCAAAACTAGCAACGCCTAATGCAAAGGCAAGTGGCTTAAAAAAATCCTTATTTGCTTGGATTTGTTCACAATGTAAAGTAAATTCACTAGTGTTCATTCTTTCTCCTAAATAAAATAATTTGTCTGATATAAAGAAGCTAAATCAATATAAAATTCCTCTTCGCTTCTGCTTTTAATAATACCATTACTTGGAAACACTCTGCTATAAAAACTATCAATATTTTTGATTTTATCTTTAAATAAATAGCTTAATAGCTTTGCTGAAATTTCTTTTCTAACCAATACAGTTGGTGGCATAATTCCTAATGTTAAAAGCTTTCTAATACACTGCATATCGTATTTTATATGATGATGCGCTCCGTGCGGACAGGATTTTACACTAACCATAATATTACATTGATTGCAAAATGCAAATTCTGGTAAAATTATTAATTCTAATTCTGTTTTTTTGCTTAATTCATTTAAAAAAGAATTAAAAGTAAAATTATCATACAACAAACCTATACCTGGATGATTTTGTTCAATTACAAATTTATTTGCACCAAATGACTTTACAAGCAAACATTCATAATTTGGGTCTTTTGAAAAAAGTTCTAAATTTTCTAAATAAATAGTATAGATTTTATCAAGTGGCAAATAATTTTTAGTGAAAAAATCAAAACATTCTTTTTTTATTTGCATACTAAATTCATCTTTAGCATCAACAACAAATATCAAAACTAAATCAGCCTTATCTATAGTCCATCTAAGCATACGCTCGTGCGCTCTTGTAAGCGGACTTGCATCAAGCATAATTGCAGTGATTTTCTTTGCGTTACTTTTTTTAATTTTATTTTCAACATCTTGTTTTATTTTTTGATATGGATTATTGTAAATATTAACTTTTGCACAAAGTCCAGGATTATTATTTTCAATATAACAAAGATTAGGGCTAAAAATACTAGCAATTTTTTTCTTACTACTAAATGTACTAACATCTTCTAGGCTACCTACTATCTCATCTTCACATTTTAATAATAATTTTTTACTAAATTTTTTATTACTTAAATCACCATTTAAAGCAAAACTAGGGTAAAAAGAAAGACTATTAAATAAAAATTCTGAAAATTCGCCCTGCTCTTCATCATTAATAAGCCTATCAGTATTTGATAAAGCTTTTATTTGTATTAAAGATAAAATCGCTAATTCATTTTTATTTATATTTATGCAAGAAATTTTTTCACTTGTCAATGTCATATTTTCTCCTTTTTTCCCACAAAGTCTTTCTTGAAATACCAAGTTTTTTGCTTAAATCAGTATCTGTGTATGAATCTTGCCATTTTAAAATCATATTTTTTAAATAATCATCTACCGTTAAAATGCCTTTGTAATCATTATTTTCTTTATCTTCTAAACAAAGCTCGTTTAAACCTTCAAAATGATTTTTTGAATTTGTATGAAAAATAAAATTTTGCCCCTTGCTTAATTTTAAAATTTGTTCTAATTTTGAACCTTTTAAGACTTGAAAATTAGTAAAATATCTAATCTCACTTGCGCCAACTAAAAGTTCGTTTAAATTAAAAGATGAGCTTAAATCAGTAAAATGCAATAAAATATTATTTGAAAAAGCATAATTAAATACATAAGAATCAGCTAATATTTGATTATTTGTCTTAATCAACAAAGGAAAGGTTATTTTTTTTACTGGATGGATTTTTAAATCAATTACTGATTTTACATAAGAATTTAAAGCCTGATTTTGTAATTTTAAACGATTGTAGTTGTAAAAATATTTAATCTTTCTTAAAACCTCTTCAATCATAAAAGGTTTTTGAATGTAATCATACGCACCAGCAGCAATAGGAGTGCTAACAGTATCTGAACTAACATAAGAAACTAAAAGTAAAATCATACTTTGTTTGTGATTTTGAATAATTTTCATAAAGCTATCAACATTAGTTGAAAGCAAAATCACATCATAAAAAATATTTTTTATATCATTAAAAGAAGTTGCAATATCACTTTCATAACCTGCTTCATTTAATTTAATAGCAATACTTTGAGCTAAATATACTTCATTTTCAACAATCAATATCTTCATAACAACTCCAATCAAATAATCTCATATTACAAACAGCACTAACGCTTATGCCTTCGCACCTTCCTACAAAACCTAATCTTTCTGTGGTGGTTGCTTTTATGTTTATATTTTTACATTTTAAAACTTCTTGTAAATTTTTTTGGATTTCTTTTTTAAAGGGGTTAATTTTAGGTACTTGTGCAGCAATGCTTATGTCTAAATTAGATAAATAAAACCCATATTCTTTACACTTTTTATAAACTATTTTTAAAAGCTCAATTGAATCAGCCTTTCTATAGCTTAAATCATCAGGGCTAAATAATTCTCCAATATCGCCTAAATTACACGCTCCAAGCATAGCATCAATTATTGCATGGCTTAAAACATCAGCATCAGAATTTGCTTTTAAAGCATATTTGCTATCTGCACAACAAATCCCACCTAAAATAAGCTTATCATTAATATTTTTTTCACTTAACTTCTCTCCAACATTTGAAGAGCAAAACTCATGTACATCATATCCGTATCCAATGAAATTATCTTTACTAGCACTTGCGTAATTTAGGTTTTTTAGCTTTTTTAAATCGCTTTTAAAAGTAAGTTTAAAATTATTATAATCTCCTTGAACCCATTTGCATTTATAAGCTGCAGCACAAAATGCGGAACTTTCATCACTATAATTTTCTAAGTTTAATTTTTTTAATATTTCTACCTTAGAGATTTGCGGAGTTT
It encodes the following:
- a CDS encoding 3'-5' exonuclease, yielding MKYIFFDTETTGVLPEDRIIQVASLSFDATYYDSCLSANFLLDYKKHYELCKSDKMPSIESMEVNHITPEMLANKKYFIDTDFYKNLCELNSDENYLIAHNIDFDITMLKKEGFEPKYKLIDTYRCARHLFKDLAHHRLQYLRYALKLYLLEEQSAKQLQIDIKAHDAMGDVLILMLLFNEMLKVKNANELYLLSKEAIFIDELKFGKYKGLKLSDVALKDRSYLDWLLKNSNDVDLLYSIKKVLQ
- a CDS encoding hydrogenase small subunit, which gives rise to MSKNLEQIKNVLKTLGVKADENEIYERIKDKKLKVIWLHFSECTGCSESFIRSESIGLDDLIFDYIDLVYHETYMASSGFLAESLLKSKEPYLLIVEGAISANEYYTSGAFAHSAMHKMQELAKNALAIYAVGSCSSYGGIQAAAPNPTISYGIADEFKDAVLIPGCPPSESNIIASIMHFVFFNSAPSLDNNNRPAFAYAKCLHDMCERKVAFESGDFVKEFGDEAAKNGACLFKVGCKGPYTFNNCPKTKFNSKTSWPVAAGHGCIACSERDFWDNYGVYELSMASSYAQGKRKRAQNIINNFEKGTTCIKDDGIYKDNEKILSFEFEMQNIASFLSTNKLGQKLLANYEKEFNINLQADSKIASKFSDIFLAASFILNKEFKSLDEILKLANSYEIGIASGLDFKLNNNIPFKLDVQKSLRLVLIYKLGGLDDIAIYYGIADSIAQVIVKVLKLADIKEFYFEDEIFKSEIMQERLSFYLKRI
- a CDS encoding aromatic amino acid transport family protein, coding for MKDERMKFDRIDIGWIVMSIGMAIGAGIVFLPVQVGVVGLWVFLFSSIIGYPAMYLFQKLFINTLARAKNASSYPDAIESYLGKNAAIFLSILYFLMIIIWMFVYTTAVNNDSAAYLQTFNISKENLANNPIYGLVIVLILTFIAMSAESVLFKLSGFMAVSVLLVIAVLALLMIPMWDFSNIKAIGDYKILIKDVIVTLPFTLTSILFLQSLSPMVISYRAHFKDIEIARKKALRAMNISFILLFVIVFFYAVSFTLAIDYESALKAKEENISALAIVAKSFSSNQSNWHIYFGMLLNVFAVLTSFFGVFLAFREATNGILNNIISRFTNTSNMKKRIDMLSILIGILLCWFAIVLNFPILFFTSICSPIFGLIGCLIPAFLVYKIPSLNDLKGFSLYFIILTGILLCVSPFLAF
- a CDS encoding tetrahydrodipicolinate N-succinyltransferase N-terminal domain-containing protein; amino-acid sequence: MNTSEFTLHCEQIQANKDFFKPLAFALGVASFGQISKKMIYIDFANVNYMQNYNTFSILFDVLKLARFKDESEFELELKKEDLEKILSYFQCFENDTNKHTNIEVFKTALKYIDKERFFLVVLNKDENPQSLSNVYIKLHLLSRNYKKPRELNLTKAFAIMPCLAWSDNRAYELEYLKENEIELKFSKTYPNIDYIDKFPRFLQSIIPQESVRITDSSKVRLGAHLAKGSTIMPGASYVNFNAGTLGAAMVEGRISSSVIVGEDTDIGGGASILGVLSGTDGSAISIGKRCLLGANSVTGICLGDDCVVDASVAVLSGMKFKLIFSEQLQKANPNFSFDKEYFKARELSNLNGLHFRQDSISGAMIVSFNQKLIQLNKDLH
- a CDS encoding sulfate adenylyltransferase; this encodes MTLTSEKISCININKNELAILSLIQIKALSNTDRLINDEEQGEFSEFLFNSLSFYPSFALNGDLSNKKFSKKLLLKCEDEIVGSLEDVSTFSSKKKIASIFSPNLCYIENNNPGLCAKVNIYNNPYQKIKQDVENKIKKSNAKKITAIMLDASPLTRAHERMLRWTIDKADLVLIFVVDAKDEFSMQIKKECFDFFTKNYLPLDKIYTIYLENLELFSKDPNYECLLVKSFGANKFVIEQNHPGIGLLYDNFTFNSFLNELSKKTELELIILPEFAFCNQCNIMVSVKSCPHGAHHHIKYDMQCIRKLLTLGIMPPTVLVRKEISAKLLSYLFKDKIKNIDSFYSRVFPSNGIIKSRSEEEFYIDLASLYQTNYFI
- a CDS encoding response regulator transcription factor codes for the protein MKILIVENEVYLAQSIAIKLNEAGYESDIATSFNDIKNIFYDVILLSTNVDSFMKIIQNHKQSMILLLVSYVSSDTVSTPIAAGAYDYIQKPFMIEEVLRKIKYFYNYNRLKLQNQALNSYVKSVIDLKIHPVKKITFPLLIKTNNQILADSYVFNYAFSNNILLHFTDLSSSFNLNELLVGASEIRYFTNFQVLKGSKLEQILKLSKGQNFIFHTNSKNHFEGLNELCLEDKENNDYKGILTVDDYLKNMILKWQDSYTDTDLSKKLGISRKTLWEKRRKYDIDK
- the ispF gene encoding 2-C-methyl-D-erythritol 2,4-cyclodiphosphate synthase translates to MNDLSLILLAAGDSTRFNCEFKKQNLYIDKVPLWLYVANNFKKMYAFKEIIITCNEPYQYEKLSNDFIFVKGANTRGASIKNALKECTSQYVMISDVARLLVKEEVLNNLLLEYKNYDCVFSAIKLVDTLYNYKENKYENRDDFLLVQTPQISKVEILKKLNLENYSDESSAFCAAAYKCKWVQGDYNNFKLTFKSDLKKLKNLNYASASKDNFIGYGYDVHEFCSSNVGEKLSEKNINDKLILGGICCADSKYALKANSDADVLSHAIIDAMLGACNLGDIGELFSPDDLSYRKADSIELLKIVYKKCKEYGFYLSNLDISIAAQVPKINPFKKEIQKNLQEVLKCKNINIKATTTERLGFVGRCEGISVSAVCNMRLFDWSCYEDIDC